In Xyrauchen texanus isolate HMW12.3.18 chromosome 27, RBS_HiC_50CHRs, whole genome shotgun sequence, one genomic interval encodes:
- the kdm2ba gene encoding lysine (K)-specific demethylase 2Ba isoform X1 — MAMSLSADDEDYDSDTAEQQRLPNRPNPKMAASTVTTPAAASSSSSSTAVKLPSNRTSSGARRRRTRCRKCEACVRTECGECHFCKDMKKFGGPGRMKQSCIMRQCIAPVLPHTAVCVVCGEAGKEDTLDEEDEKFNAMLMECSICNEIVHPNCLKVKDAPGVVNDELPNCWECPKCNYAGKTGKACKQKRGPGFKYASNLPGSLLREQKAGRDGREEGDQASSGAASIKRKSEREETPRIKTEDLPSRLPPHLTPSGLQRPRSEVPNFLRKKRKLFEDDEEEEEASTKKKPKKPWRPEESLIPKLSQMKTEEEEDNSDEEEEKREPPRRLFKRDYSTVRKEEEQHEERREERDPFFRSLKEEDEEEEEEESNAKQGRDSSPALKNLSLSLESDASWCSSPRAGPSSESSETREKAPRPRARRHRRKPQNRQLSTELSKQLNMEIRRTEHSLANKNQQPLKSEPEDSENEEPKRGLRNRTAGNGVGGGGVERGGGGEAGGERPHLRAREMNGTSWELRHFYPPQITPLGLNRSSPTVRPLPARSPPKCVQMERHVIRPPPICPPPDRLPLADGRNHIAPREVWLAIFSHLSHRELCVCMQVCRTWNRWCCEKRLWTRIDVKRCKSITPLMLSGIIRRQPITLDLSWTNISKKQLSWLINRLPGLRVLLLSGCSWVAVSALCTSSCPLLRTLDLQWVEGLKDPQMRDLLSPPTDNRPGQMDTRSKLRNVTGLRLAGLDITDSSLRLIIKNMPLLSSLDLSYCNHINDQSVNLLTAAGTTTRDSLTDVNLSMCNRVTDQTLSYFKRCGSICRIDLRFCKQVSRQACERFIAEMSVIVPFQLQEDKLLQKLS, encoded by the exons ATGGCCATGTCACTGAGCGCCGACGATGAGGATTACGACTCGGACACAGCCGAACAG CAACGGCTACCCAACCGGCCAAACCCCAAAATGGCTGCATCAACGGTAACAACTCCGGCAGCAGCCAGCTCTTCTTCCAGTTCGACAGCAGTCAAGCTGCCATCCAATCGAACCTCCTCTGGAGCTCGCCGAAGGCGAACACGATGTCGGAAGTGCGAGGCGTGTGTTCGGACAGAATGTGGAGAGTGTCATTTCTGTAAGGACATGAAGAAGTTTGGAGGGCCTGGCCGCATGAAACAATCCTGTATTATGAGACAGTGTATAGCG CCTGTGTTACCGCACACAGCAGTGTGTGTGGTATGCGGTGAGGCTGGTAAAGAAGACACACTTGACGAAGAAGACGAGAAATTTAACGCCATGCTCATGGAGTGCTCCATCTGCAACGAGATTGTCCATCCAAACTGCCTCAAG GTGAAGGATGCACCTGGGGTGGTAAATGATGAGCTTCCGAACTGCTGGGAATGTCCCAAATGCAACTACgctggaaaaactggaaaa GCCTGTAAGCAAAAACGGGGCCCAGGATTTAAGTATGCATCCAACCTGCCGGGTTCCCTGTTGAGGGAGCAGAAGGCAGGCCGTGATGGACGAGAGGAGGGTGACCAGGCTTCATCTGGCGCAGCATCCATCAAGAGGAAAAGTGAGAGGGAAGAGACTCCCAGAATAAAGACTGAGGATCTGCCCTCACGTCTGCCCCCACACTTGACGCCAAGTGGTCTGCAGAGACCAAGGTCTGAAGTGCCTAACTTtttgaggaagaagaggaagttatttgaagatgatgaagaggaagaggaggcgAGCACTAAAAAAAAG CCGAAGAAACCCTGGAGACCCGAAGAGTCTTTGATTCCCAAACTCTCTCAGATGAAAACAGAAGAGGAAGAGGATAACTCTGATGAAGAGGAAGAGAAGCGAGAGCCACCTCGCCGTTTATTCAAGAGAGACTACAGCACAGTAAGAAAAGAGGAAGAGCAGCATGAAGAGCGGCGGGAGGAGAGAGATCCATTTTTCAGATCCCTAAAGGAAGAAgacgaggaggaagaggaagaggagagtaATGCCAAACAAGGCAGGGACAGCAGCCCTGCACTGAAGAATCTCTCGTTATCACTTGAGAGTGACGCATCATGGTGTAGCTCCCCCAGGGCCGGTCCCAGCAGCGAAAGCAGTGAGACACGGGAGAAGGCTCCTCGACCCAGGGCGAGACGGCACCGTCGCAAGCCCCAGAATCGGCAGCTCAGCACAGAGCTCAGCAAGCAGCTCAACATGGAGATCCGCCGCACAGAGCATTCACTGGCCAACAAGAACCAGCAGCCGCTCAAGAGTGAACCCGAGGACAGCGAGAACGAGGAACCAAAGAGAGGCTTAAGGAACAGGACTGCAGGGAATGGAGTAGGAGGTGGAGGAGTAGAAAGGGGAGGAGGTGGAGAGGCAGGAGGGGAGAGGCCACACTTACGAGCTCGAGAGATGAATGGGACATCTTGGGAGCTGCGGCACTTTTACCCTCCTCAGATAACCCCACTAGGCTTGAACCGCAGTTCACCCACAGTCAGGCCACTGCCCGCCCGTTCCCCTCCCAAATGTGTGCAGATGGAACGGCACGTTATCCGGCCGCCTCCGATCTGCCCTCCACCTGATAGACTGCCACTAGCAGATGGCCGTAATCACATAGCTCCTAGAGAAGTCTGGTTGGCTATCTTTAGTCACTTGAGCCATCGTGagctttgtgtgtgtatgcaagtgtGCCGGACCTGGAATCGCTG GTGCTGTGAAAAGAGGTTATGGACTCGTATAGATGTGAAGCGTTGCAAGTCCATCACCCCTCTCATGCTGAGTGGGATCATTCGCAGACAGCCCATCACTCTGGATCTGAGCTGGACCAACATCTCCAAGAAGCAATTAAGCTGGCTTATTAATCGATTACCAG GACTGAGGGTGCTCCTTCTGTCAGGCTGTTCATGGGTGGCTGTTTCAGCTCTCTGCACGTCTAGCTGTCCTCTATTGCGCACTCTGGACCTGCAGTGGGTTGAGGGACTCAAAGACCCCCAGATGAGGGACCTACTCTCCCCTCCTACTGACAACAGACCTG GTCAAATGGACACTCGCAGTAAACTGCGAAATGTGACTGGCCTGCGTCTGGCTGGTTTGGACATCACAGACAGCTCTCTGCGTCTTATCATTAAGAATATGCCTCTTCTCTCCAGTCTGGACTTAAGTTACTGCAACCATATCAATGACCAGTCAGTCAACCTGCTGACTGCTGCAGGGACTACCACTAGAGACTCACTCACCGATGTCAACCTTTCTA TGTGTAACAGGGTCACCGACCAGACGCTGAGCTACTTCAAACGCTGTGGAAGCATCTGTCGCATTGACCTGCGCTTTTGCAAGCAGGTGAGCCGGCAGGCCTGTGAGCGCTTCATCGCAGAGATGTCCGTCATTGTTCCCTTCCAACTACAAGAGGATAAACTGCTCCAAAAACTCAGCTAG
- the kdm2ba gene encoding lysine (K)-specific demethylase 2Ba isoform X2: protein MAMSLSADDEDYDSDTAEQQRLPNRPNPKMAASTVTTPAAASSSSSSTAVKLPSNRTSSGARRRRTRCRKCEACVRTECGECHFCKDMKKFGGPGRMKQSCIMRQCIAPVLPHTAVCVVCGEAGKEDTLDEEDEKFNAMLMECSICNEIVHPNCLKVKDAPGVVNDELPNCWECPKCNYAGKTGKQKRGPGFKYASNLPGSLLREQKAGRDGREEGDQASSGAASIKRKSEREETPRIKTEDLPSRLPPHLTPSGLQRPRSEVPNFLRKKRKLFEDDEEEEEASTKKKPKKPWRPEESLIPKLSQMKTEEEEDNSDEEEEKREPPRRLFKRDYSTVRKEEEQHEERREERDPFFRSLKEEDEEEEEEESNAKQGRDSSPALKNLSLSLESDASWCSSPRAGPSSESSETREKAPRPRARRHRRKPQNRQLSTELSKQLNMEIRRTEHSLANKNQQPLKSEPEDSENEEPKRGLRNRTAGNGVGGGGVERGGGGEAGGERPHLRAREMNGTSWELRHFYPPQITPLGLNRSSPTVRPLPARSPPKCVQMERHVIRPPPICPPPDRLPLADGRNHIAPREVWLAIFSHLSHRELCVCMQVCRTWNRWCCEKRLWTRIDVKRCKSITPLMLSGIIRRQPITLDLSWTNISKKQLSWLINRLPGLRVLLLSGCSWVAVSALCTSSCPLLRTLDLQWVEGLKDPQMRDLLSPPTDNRPGQMDTRSKLRNVTGLRLAGLDITDSSLRLIIKNMPLLSSLDLSYCNHINDQSVNLLTAAGTTTRDSLTDVNLSMCNRVTDQTLSYFKRCGSICRIDLRFCKQVSRQACERFIAEMSVIVPFQLQEDKLLQKLS, encoded by the exons ATGGCCATGTCACTGAGCGCCGACGATGAGGATTACGACTCGGACACAGCCGAACAG CAACGGCTACCCAACCGGCCAAACCCCAAAATGGCTGCATCAACGGTAACAACTCCGGCAGCAGCCAGCTCTTCTTCCAGTTCGACAGCAGTCAAGCTGCCATCCAATCGAACCTCCTCTGGAGCTCGCCGAAGGCGAACACGATGTCGGAAGTGCGAGGCGTGTGTTCGGACAGAATGTGGAGAGTGTCATTTCTGTAAGGACATGAAGAAGTTTGGAGGGCCTGGCCGCATGAAACAATCCTGTATTATGAGACAGTGTATAGCG CCTGTGTTACCGCACACAGCAGTGTGTGTGGTATGCGGTGAGGCTGGTAAAGAAGACACACTTGACGAAGAAGACGAGAAATTTAACGCCATGCTCATGGAGTGCTCCATCTGCAACGAGATTGTCCATCCAAACTGCCTCAAG GTGAAGGATGCACCTGGGGTGGTAAATGATGAGCTTCCGAACTGCTGGGAATGTCCCAAATGCAACTACgctggaaaaactggaaaa CAAAAACGGGGCCCAGGATTTAAGTATGCATCCAACCTGCCGGGTTCCCTGTTGAGGGAGCAGAAGGCAGGCCGTGATGGACGAGAGGAGGGTGACCAGGCTTCATCTGGCGCAGCATCCATCAAGAGGAAAAGTGAGAGGGAAGAGACTCCCAGAATAAAGACTGAGGATCTGCCCTCACGTCTGCCCCCACACTTGACGCCAAGTGGTCTGCAGAGACCAAGGTCTGAAGTGCCTAACTTtttgaggaagaagaggaagttatttgaagatgatgaagaggaagaggaggcgAGCACTAAAAAAAAG CCGAAGAAACCCTGGAGACCCGAAGAGTCTTTGATTCCCAAACTCTCTCAGATGAAAACAGAAGAGGAAGAGGATAACTCTGATGAAGAGGAAGAGAAGCGAGAGCCACCTCGCCGTTTATTCAAGAGAGACTACAGCACAGTAAGAAAAGAGGAAGAGCAGCATGAAGAGCGGCGGGAGGAGAGAGATCCATTTTTCAGATCCCTAAAGGAAGAAgacgaggaggaagaggaagaggagagtaATGCCAAACAAGGCAGGGACAGCAGCCCTGCACTGAAGAATCTCTCGTTATCACTTGAGAGTGACGCATCATGGTGTAGCTCCCCCAGGGCCGGTCCCAGCAGCGAAAGCAGTGAGACACGGGAGAAGGCTCCTCGACCCAGGGCGAGACGGCACCGTCGCAAGCCCCAGAATCGGCAGCTCAGCACAGAGCTCAGCAAGCAGCTCAACATGGAGATCCGCCGCACAGAGCATTCACTGGCCAACAAGAACCAGCAGCCGCTCAAGAGTGAACCCGAGGACAGCGAGAACGAGGAACCAAAGAGAGGCTTAAGGAACAGGACTGCAGGGAATGGAGTAGGAGGTGGAGGAGTAGAAAGGGGAGGAGGTGGAGAGGCAGGAGGGGAGAGGCCACACTTACGAGCTCGAGAGATGAATGGGACATCTTGGGAGCTGCGGCACTTTTACCCTCCTCAGATAACCCCACTAGGCTTGAACCGCAGTTCACCCACAGTCAGGCCACTGCCCGCCCGTTCCCCTCCCAAATGTGTGCAGATGGAACGGCACGTTATCCGGCCGCCTCCGATCTGCCCTCCACCTGATAGACTGCCACTAGCAGATGGCCGTAATCACATAGCTCCTAGAGAAGTCTGGTTGGCTATCTTTAGTCACTTGAGCCATCGTGagctttgtgtgtgtatgcaagtgtGCCGGACCTGGAATCGCTG GTGCTGTGAAAAGAGGTTATGGACTCGTATAGATGTGAAGCGTTGCAAGTCCATCACCCCTCTCATGCTGAGTGGGATCATTCGCAGACAGCCCATCACTCTGGATCTGAGCTGGACCAACATCTCCAAGAAGCAATTAAGCTGGCTTATTAATCGATTACCAG GACTGAGGGTGCTCCTTCTGTCAGGCTGTTCATGGGTGGCTGTTTCAGCTCTCTGCACGTCTAGCTGTCCTCTATTGCGCACTCTGGACCTGCAGTGGGTTGAGGGACTCAAAGACCCCCAGATGAGGGACCTACTCTCCCCTCCTACTGACAACAGACCTG GTCAAATGGACACTCGCAGTAAACTGCGAAATGTGACTGGCCTGCGTCTGGCTGGTTTGGACATCACAGACAGCTCTCTGCGTCTTATCATTAAGAATATGCCTCTTCTCTCCAGTCTGGACTTAAGTTACTGCAACCATATCAATGACCAGTCAGTCAACCTGCTGACTGCTGCAGGGACTACCACTAGAGACTCACTCACCGATGTCAACCTTTCTA TGTGTAACAGGGTCACCGACCAGACGCTGAGCTACTTCAAACGCTGTGGAAGCATCTGTCGCATTGACCTGCGCTTTTGCAAGCAGGTGAGCCGGCAGGCCTGTGAGCGCTTCATCGCAGAGATGTCCGTCATTGTTCCCTTCCAACTACAAGAGGATAAACTGCTCCAAAAACTCAGCTAG